The following are encoded in a window of Mobula birostris isolate sMobBir1 unplaced genomic scaffold, sMobBir1.hap1 scaffold_714, whole genome shotgun sequence genomic DNA:
- the LOC140193690 gene encoding interferon-inducible GTPase 5-like: protein MEEMIMFFYDLLLVTISYLRPKPSPPTRCPMRSSGGRRGSYSQPRDRRPINVAVTGPVGSGKSTLVRAMLRDPGEEVVGEEEVDSSDTPKSFVFPNNPRVILWDLPGIEGEADDSAQRAPEEPGLPVFDFFILTSGSRLNEKVLNLARNIEQTGKQFFFVRTKVDVYVRQTQQTSFTQAQLLREIRRHFTKGLQAAGVQAPRVFLLSALQPRSYDFPDFMQAFGGEFSTRD from the exons ATGGAG GAGATGATAATGTTCTTCTACGACCTGCTCCTGGTAACCATCAGCTACCTGAGGCCGAAACCGAGCCCGCCCACCCGCTGCCCCATGAGGAGCTCTGGGGGTCGCCGCGGGTCCTACTCCCAGCCGCGTGACCGTCGCCCCATCAACGTGGCCGTGACGGGTCCCGTGGGCTCCGGGAAGAGCACGCTGGTCCGGGCGATGCTGAGGGATCCTGGGGAGGAGGTGGTGGGAGAGGAGGAGGTGGACTCCTCCGACACCCCAAAGTCATTCGTCTTTCCGAACAACCCCCGAGTCATCCTCTGGGACCTCCCCGGCATCGAGGGGGAGGCGGACGACAGCGCACAGCGGGCGCCGGAGGAACCAGGACTCCCTGTATTTGACTTCTTCATCCTCACCAGCGGCTCGCGGCTGAACGAGAAGGTGCTGAACCTGGCCCGGAACATCGAGCAGACAGGCAAGCAGTTCTTCTTCGTCCGCACTAAGGTGGATGTCTATGTCCGGCAAACGCAGCAGACGAGCTTCACTCAGGCTCAGCTGCTGCGGGAGATCCGCCGGCACTTCACCAAGGGACTGCAAGCGGCTGGGGTGCAGGCGCCTCGCGTGTTCCTGCTCTCCGCCTTGCAGCCCCGCTCCTACGACTTCCCCGACTTCATGCAGGCCTTCGGCGGCGAGTTCTCCACCCGCGACTGA